A window of Microbacterium sp. Root61 genomic DNA:
GTCGAGCTGACGCAGGTGTCCGGCATCCGCCAGCGTGTAGGCCGAGTTCGCGTCGACCTGCAGCGGCAGGCCGACGCCGAACCGCTCGCGCAGCGCGCGCACCGGCTCGATGTCCCAGCCGGGCTTGATCTTGATCTTGATCCGCACGTAGCCGGCCTCGACGAACTCCTCGACGATGTCGATCAACTCCGGGATGCTGTCCTGGATCCCGACGGACACCCCGGAGGGCACGCGGTCCACCGTCGCCCCGAGATAGTGGGCGAGGCTTCGGCCGGTCTGGCGCAGCTGGGCATCCAGGATGGCGGTCTCCAGCGCGGCCTTCGCCATCCGGTGGCCGACGACCTTCTCCCACAGGGCCGCCACGCTCTCGGCCTGCACGTCGACACCCAGTGTGCGGGGGGCGAGGTACTCCGTCATGAGGGCGACCGCACCTGCCGAGTACTCCGAGGAGTAGTACGGATGCTCCATGGTCACGCACTCGCCCCAGCCCGAGACGCCGTCGGAGACGACCTCGACGAGCATCGTGTCGCGCTCGGTCTGCGTGGCGAACGAGGTCGTGAACGGGGCCTTCAGCGGCAGCTTCACGTGGTGCAGTCGGATGAGATCGATCTTCATGGGGAGCCGTCCTTCGTCGGTCGGGAGGGGGAATGAGGGGCCAGGGTGTAACCGACGCCGCGGACGAACCCGTCCACGACGAGGCCCTCCACGTCGGCGCGGGCGAATGCGGCACGCACTTCGGCGCGCCAATCGGCTGCCACTGCGGGGTTGATCAGACGCAGCCCCTCGATGTCGACGGGTACTTCGATGATCGCCGCGCCGCGGGTCTCGTCCGAGACGGGCACAGGTGCACCATCCGCGCCGGAGGTCAGGAGGCGTCGGTAGGGCGGCAGCGCACGCAGCGTTCGCGCGGGGACGTCGAATCGCCATCGCGCGAGCACGCGGTCGGTCGGGTCGTCTCGGTTGATCTGGTCGTCCATCTGCCCGTAGAAGTCGTCGAGGTACTCGGCGATGTCGGCGCCGAGCTTGACGATGTTGAAGTAGGCGTTGCGGGCGACCAGCGGATCGAAGGTCCAGGTCATCTCGCGTGCCCCGCGCGCGATGCACCACTCGCGCTGGTGGAGCTTGAGTGCGTACCCGATGCCGCCCCGGTGGGCGGATGCCAGGACGCCCGTGATGTGCGAGTGCAGACTGCGCTGCTCGGGCGTCGAGAAGAAGCCGATGGAGGCCCCCAGCATCCGTCCGTCGTCGGCGTCGAAGGCACCGTGCACATACGATCCGGCGTGCTCGAGCGCACGCATGACGGCGATCGGCATCGGGCCGGCCTGGGCGCTGTCGTCCCGCCAGATCTCGCGCAGCACGGCATCCGCCTGCTTGAGCTCGGCCATCGTGCTGAGACTCTCGATCCGCACGCGGGCGACCGACGCGGCCTTGGCCGCATCGACGAGGACGAAGGACGGCGTGGTCATCACACCTCGTCGCCGTCTGGTGCGCGATCTGTGAGGATGCCGCGGATCAGCTCCGCGGCCAGTGCCGCGCGCAGCGGCATCTCCTCGAGCACGACCCATTCGCCGGGCGCATGGGCGTTGCCGCCCACCGCCCCGAAACCGTCGACGACGATGGAACCCATCGCTGCGGCGAGGTTGCCGTCCGAGGCGCCGCCGACATGGGCGGTCCCGGGAGCAGGAACTCCCAGCCGCCCCGCCGCTTCGACCAGCTCGGCATAGCCCTCGAGCGTCTGGGACTCTTCGAGGGGCGGATGCCGCGGCCCGCCGTCGATGCGAATGCCGGCGCCCGGGAGCGTGGGCCGCAGCGCCAGCATGCGCGCGTGAAGCTCCCGCTGCTGGTCCGCGGTCACGCAGCGGGCATCGACATCCACCCAGGCGTTCTGCGGCACGGTGTTGCTGCTCGAGCCCGCGGCAGCGAGCGTCGGCGTGACGGACGGTCCATCGGGGGACTGGTCGAACGCGGCGATGGCGGCCACCTGCGCCGCGAGCTCGACCGTCGCGTTGATCCCCGCCCATGGCTCGAGACCGGCGTGCGCCGCGCGACCCGTGACATGCACGCGGTACATCGAGACGCCACGCCGCGCGGTCTTGATGCGACCGCCGTCCGCGCTGCCCTCGAAGACCAGCGTGCGTCGGTGGGTGCCCGCCTCCGCGGCGATCCGCGTGCCGGAACTTGGCGCGCCGATCTCCTCGTCCGACGTGACCAGGACGGTGATGCCATCCCGGTCGCGGACGCTCGCCACGGCGTGCAGCGCCTGCACCAGCCCTGCCTTCATGTCGAAGCAGCCGGGCCCGTACGCACGCCCGTCCTCGACCCGCCAGGGCTCCGCCGCGAGCGAGCCGACCGGCCACACCGTGTCGAGGTGGCCGAGGACCAGCACCGTGCGCGCCGTCGGCGCACCGAAGCTCCACGAGACCTCGGGACGTCCGTCGTTGACGACGACGACCGGCGCCACGCCGAACAGCCTCGTGCCGATTTCGCTCACCGTCGCGGCTCCGCGCGCGAGTGCATCGAAGTCGCTCGACGGCGACTCCGTCTCGACGAGCGCCTTCAGGTCGCGCGTCATCTGCGCGAGGTCGAACTCCTGCATGGCGTGACTCACGCCGCCGCAGCGACGTACAGCCGGGTGCCGACCAGGATCGCCGACTTGCCGTTGCGCAGGGTGAACGGGAGCAGCAGCGTGGCGCCGGGGGAGCCCGGCGGGATGACCGTGAGGGTGCCGTCGGCGTCGGTGAGGAGGGGGAAGGTCGCGCGGTGCTCGCCGTCGCCGGTCTCCACCTCGCCCTCGATGAGCTCGACTTCGGGACCATCGGCACCGGTGCGCAGCACGATCGAGGACCCGTAGCGGAGGTACTCCCCGAACGGTGCGTCGACGGCGGGGGTGACCCCGGGCGCACGGGGCCCCGCGGGCTGCAGTCCGAACAGCTCGGGCGCGATGGCGTTGTACACCTCGGAGGACAGTGCATCGGCGTTGCCGCCGTTGGTGAGGAGGGCGATCACCGAGCCGCTGCCGGGGTGCACCACCACGAAGGCGTACTGGCCGATGGTGCCGCCGGTGTGGATGTAGACGGTGTCCTCGCCCCACTGGAATCGACCCCATCCGATGCCCCAGCCCGTGAGTCCGGGGACGAGTTCCTCCGAGGCGATCACCTCGGTGCGCATGGCGACGAGGCCCTCCTCGGCCAGGACGTCGGAGGGGGCGAGGTGGAGGCGTCCGAAGGCAGCGAGGTCGCGCACGCTCGTGAAGACGCTGCCGGCGGGACCCACGGCGCGGGGGAAGAACCAGGCGTCGGCGGGCCGGTAGGGCTCGCCGAGCGCGTGCACGTGCCCGACCGCCGCGCTGTGCAGCAGCGCCTGCTCTGGCAGTGTGCCGGAGCGCTCCAGACCGAGCGGCGAGATGATGCGCTCCTGCACGAGCTGATCCCATGTCTTGCCCGAGACGAGCTCGAGCGCGCGGCCCGCGATGATGAACCCGGTGTTGCAGTAGCTCCACAGTTCGCCCGGCTCGTGCATCAGCGGCTCATCGCGCACCTGCTCGACGTAGCGCTCCAGGACGTCGTCGCCGCGGCCGGTGTCCAGGAGCAGGTCGCACTCCAGGCCGCTCGTGTGCGAGAGCAGGTGCCGCATCGTGATCGCGGCGCCCGGCGCTCCGCCGACGGCGAGGGAGGGATCGATCTCGACGATCGGCTGGTCGATGTCGAGGAGTCCTTCGGCGGCCAGCTGCATCGCGATCGTCGAGGTCCACACCTTCGTGATCGACCCGATCTGGAACAGGGTGTCCTCCTGCACGGGCACACCGGTGCGGGCGTTGATGACGCCGGCCACGGCGACCTCGACGCCGTTCGGCGTGAGTACGGCCAAGGCAGCCCCGGGTACGCCGTTTCGGGCGATCCCGCTGTCGAGGAACTTCTGAAGATCGATCACGATGACATTCCTTTCTGGGCGCCGCGCGCGATGCGCAGGCGCGGAACAGCGGCGAGCAGTTCTTGCGTGTACGGGTGGGATGCTGCGGTGAAGAGTTGTTCGGTGGAGGCGGTCTCCACGAGCCGGCCGTCCTGCATGACGGCGACCCGGTCGCACACCTGGCGCACGATGGCCAGGTTGTGGCTGATGAAGACCATCGACAGGTTCAGTCGGTCGCGGAGGTCCAGGAGCAGGTTCAGCACGCTGGCCTGTACCGAGGCGTCGAGGGCGGAGACCACTTCGTCGGCGATCAGCAGCTCGGGTTCGAGGGCGAGTGCGCGCGCGATGTTGACGCGTTGACGCTGGCCACCGGAGAGGGCGCCGGGGTGGACGCCGATGACGTCCGTGCCGAGCCCGACCCAGCTGAGCAGCTCCTCCGCGCGGCCGGGGGCCGTGCGCGTGGTCGCGAGCGAGTGCACCACGAGCAGCTCTTCGAGGATCTGCCCGACCTTGAGCGCGGGGTTGAGCGCGGCGTACGGGTCTTGGAAGACCATCTGCACGCGACGGCGCTGGGCCGGCTTCGGGCGGGCGGGGAGGCTCTCCCCGTCGATGCGGATGCTGCCCTCGCTCTTGTACACGCCCACGATGCAGCGCGCGAGCGTGGACTTGCCGCTGCCGGACTCACCGACCAGGCCGAGGATCTCCCCGCGCTCGACGACGAGCGACACGTCGTCCAGGACCGTGCGGGTCGGGCGCGGATGCCACGGCCACCGCGCGACGCCCTTGACCGGGAATCGCATGCTCAGGTGCTCGACCTCGAGTATGGGCAGGGTCATGATCGCCGTCCTCCCATCGCGGGTTCGGCGATCGCATCCGGGATCCCGAGGTCGTAGAAGCACGCGCTGCCGCGTTCGAGCGCGTCGTCCGCGCCGCGCCCGGGTGCGGCGGACAGGAGCGCGTCGACGCCGACCTGCCGGAGCGCGTAGTCCTCGTCTGGGCACACCTCGCCGGCGACGTTGCAGCGCAGGTGGAAGCGGCATCCGCTCGGACGCAGGAACCTGTCGGGCAGCTCACCCGGGATCGACACCGGCCGGCGCCGCTCCGCGTCGATGTCGGGAAGGGACCCGAGCAGCGCAGCGGTGTAGGCGTGCCGCGGGTCGGCGAAGACGTCGTCGATCGGTCCGCGTTCGACCAGCTGCCCCGCGTACATGACCTGGACGGACGAGCACAGCTGCGCGACGACGGCGAGGTCGTGGCTGACCAGGATCACGGCCGAGCCCATCGTGCGGGTCCGCTCGCCGATGAGATCCAGCACCTTGGCCTGCACTGTGACATCCAGCGCGGTCGTCGGCTCGTCGCACAGGATGAGCTCGGGCTCGCAGGCCATCGCCATGGCGATCACGACGCGCTGCCGCATCCCGCCGGAGAGCTCGTGCGGATACTGACGCAGGACGCGCTGCGGGTCGGGGATGCGGACGGACTCGAGCAGCTCGACGGCGTGACGGGCCGCTTCGCGACGGCTCCAGCCGAGAATGCGCTGCGGGCCTTCGACGAGCTGGGGGCCGATGCGACGGATCGGGTTGAGGGCCGTCATCGGGTCCTGGAACACCATGCCGATATGGCGACCGCGCAGGGCCTTCCACAGGCGCTCGGGTGCACCGATGTAGTCGACGCCGCGCCAGCGCACATGGCCGGTCACGCTCGCCTCGCGGGGGAGGAGCCCCATGATCGCGCGGAGGATGATGCTCTTGCCCGAGCCGGATTCGCCGACCAGGCCCATCATCTCGCCGGGCAGCACATCGAAGCTGACGTTCTCGGCCGCGACCAGGTCGCCCTGCGGGGTATGCAGGGTGACGGTGAGGTTCTCGACCTGCAGAAGCGGCTCACTCATCGTCGGCCTCCCGTCCGGTGTGTGAGGTTGTCCGAGATGAGCGCGAGTCCGAGTCCGAGGACGGCGACCACGATGCCCGGGATGACGGTCAGCCAAGGCGCCGACTGCAGGTACGGTTGGCCGCCCGCGATCATCGCGCCCCACTCCGGGGTGGGCGGCTGGATGCCGATGCCGAGGTAGCCGAGGGCGGTGACCGCGCCGATCGCCAGGACGATGTCGGAGGTGAGGTAGACGACGGCCTGCAGCCAGACGTTGGGAAGCACGTGCCGCACGGCGACACGCATCGGGGAGAACCCCGCGAGGCGGGCGGCCAGGACGAAGTCCTGACCCTCGACGACGAACACCTCGGAGCGCACCAGGCGGGCGTACGCGACCCATCCGGTCACCGCGAGCGCGAAGATGATGCCGCCCGTGCCGGCCCCGAAGATCAGCAGCAGCATGATCAGGATGACGATGCCGGGGATGACCTGGACGAGATCCATCACGCGCGTGAGTACGACATCCGCCCAGCCCCGGGCATACCCGGCGGCGAGGCCGATTGAGCTGCCGATCACGAAGGCGAGGGATGCCGCGGTCAGGCCGATGAACAGATCGAGCTGGGCGGCGAACAGTACGCGGGAGAACGCGTCGCGACCGAGGTTGTCCGTGCCGAACAGGTGCGCGGCGCTGGGCGGGGAGAGGGCGGCGGGGATGTCCTGGGCGAGCGGATCGTACGGTGCCAGCCACGGGGCGCCGATCGCGGCGAGGACGTAGACGGCCGCGATGCCCACGCCGATCCAGAGCCCGGGGCCGCGTCGGTGGCCCCTGCGGCGGGCGGTGGGGGTGAGCACGGCGGGGCGTGTCAGCGCGGTCATCGCAGGGCCACCCGAGGATCGATGAGGACGTACGCCAGGTCGGCGGCGACGTTGGCCACGAGCACGAACGCGGCGGTGATGAGCGCGATGCCCATGACCAGTGGCAGGTCGTGGGCTCGGAACCCGGCGATGATCAGCGACCCGAGGCCCGGGAGCGCGAACACCTGTTCGACCACGAGCGCGCCGCCGATGAGGCTTGCGAACACGAGGGTGAGCACGGTGATGGTCGGGATGGCCGCGTTCGGAAGCACGTGCGAGATCATCAGGCGGAACCCGCTCATTCCCTTGGCCCGCGCGGTGAGGACGTGGTCGGATTCCAGGACGCCGATGAGGCCGAGGCGCAGGCTGCGGATGAGGATGGCGGACACGGCGATGGTGATCGTCAGCGCGGGCAGGAACAAAGTGACCAGGTTGCCGGGGAACTCGGACACGTACCCGCCGACGGGGAACCACCGCAGGGTGAGGGCGAAGATGAACAGCAGCATCGCGCCGATCCAGAACGACGGCATCCCGATCCCGATCAGGGGGATGGCGCGGATCATCTGGTCCACCGCTCCGCCCCGGTTCGCTGCCGCGATCCAGGCCAGGGTCACCGTCGTGATGATGCTGAGCACCAGCACGTAGACGGTGAGCTGGATCGTGACCGGCAATGCGCCGGCGATGACGTCCGACACGGGCTTGCGATAGAGCAGCGAGGTGCCGAGGTCTCCGCTGAACAGCCCGCCGATGTAGTCGGCGAGTTGAACCACGACGGGCCGGTCGAGCCCGAGCGTGTGCTCGAACGCCGCGATCTGCTCGGGAGTCGCGGTGACGCCCAGCATCGCCCGTGCGGCGCTGCCGGGCATCAGCCGGATGAGGAAGAAGAGGAGGATGCCCACTCCGATCAGCGTGAGGAGTGCATACCCCAGCCGACGGAGAAGATAGGTCAGGCGTTCCACGAACCTGCCTCACGACTCCCGAGCACGATCATCGGGTCACTTCGCGAGCGTGAGCCGCGTGAAGTCCAGAGCGCCGGTCGTGTTGAGGGCCTGAACATCGCTGACTGCGTCGGACACGCCCCACAGACGGGCAGGATCCATGATCGAGACCTGCACGGCGGTGTCGGCGATGAGGTCGAGGGCGTCGGCGAAGATCGCGTTGCGGCCGTCCTGGCCACTGAAGTCCGCATCCGCCTGCGCGTTGTACGCCTCGATCTGGGCCATGATGTCCTGCTCACCGGCGTAGAAGCCGTTCGTGGCGCCGTAGTACTGCAGCACCTCACCCGCATCCGCTTCGCTGATGATGTTCACGACGTACGCGTCCCAGTCGTTGGCCTCGACCTTCGCCGCGATGGCGTCGTTGTCGAGTCCTGCGAGGGTGACGGTGATCCCGATCTCTGCGAGGTTCTGCTGCACGACCTGCAGCGCGGTCTCGACTGTCGGGTCGCCGCTCGTGTACATCAGCTCGAACGAGAACCCGCCCTCCAGGCCCGCCGCCGCCATCTCCTTCTTCGCGGCTGCGGGGTCGTACAGTGCGCCGAAAGCGGGAGCGAACCCGCCCACCGCGGTCGGGACCACGAAGGATGCCCCGGGGACGCCGTGGCCGCCCAGTGCCGCCTCGACGACCGACTCGCGGTCGATACCGAGCGAGACGGCGCGCCGTGCCTCCGGCGAGGAGAACGGTTCACCCGTCGTGTTCATCGTGAAGAAGTAGTTCTGGCCCGCGGTGAACTCCTCGACGCTGAGTCCGTCGGTCTGCGTGATCTGATCGATCTGCGCCGTCGTGACGGCGTCGATGATGTCCGCGGTTCCGTTCTGCAGCTGGAGCAGGCGGGTGTTCGCGTCCGGCACCGTCAGGAACTCGATGCGGTCGATGCTCGCCGGCTCACCGAAGTACTCGTCGTTGCGGACGAGGGTGATGCCCACCCCCTGCTCCCAGTCCGCGACCTTGTACGGGCCGACCGCGACCGGCTCCTGCCAGAACTCGTCTTCGGTCTTGCCGCCGAAGTCCTCGGGGATGATCGCGACGGCATAGCTGGCCAGACTGAAGATCGCGGCGGATGACGGAGCCTCGAACGTGAGCTCGATCGTCTGGTCGTCGGGCGTCTCGATGTTCACGATGCGCTGGTAGAGCGCACCCTGGAGTTCGCCCTCTTTGGCGTTCTCGATCGTGAAGGCGACGTCCGCCGAGGTGACCGGCGTCCCGTCGGAGAAGGTGACGTCATCACGGAGGGTGACCGTCAGTACCGTGTTGTCGGCGTTGTACTCGAAGCCCTCGGCGATGCGCGGCTGGATGGTGCCCTCGGAGTCGAAGGCGAACAGCGAGTTGGCCACGAGCATCAGCGTCTCCCAGCCTTCTTTGCTCGAGGCCACCGCGTCGGCGTTGAGGGTGGTCACATCACCGGCACGGGCGACGGTGACGATGCTCTCCGCGTCACCGGTCTCGGGGGTGCTCGCCGAGCAACCCGTGAAAACGAGGGCGGTACTGAGGGCGATGACGACTGCGGTGGCTCTTCCTGTGCGCTTCATGGGGTGCTCCCGGTCTCAGTGGTGCTGTGTGGGTGTGAGTGACGCTCGGTGTTCGGGTGGTGCCGTCGTTCGGGTCGAAGGTCACGGCCGGCGTGACCGCAGGATGTCCGGCTGCGCGGGCGCAGCCGGACCTTCACACGCGCGTGAGCACGGATGAAAGGGTGCGCTGGGCCGAGGAGGCGAGTTCGTAGCAGACCACGATCACGCCGATGACGTCGGCCG
This region includes:
- the menC gene encoding o-succinylbenzoate synthase, which codes for MKIDLIRLHHVKLPLKAPFTTSFATQTERDTMLVEVVSDGVSGWGECVTMEHPYYSSEYSAGAVALMTEYLAPRTLGVDVQAESVAALWEKVVGHRMAKAALETAILDAQLRQTGRSLAHYLGATVDRVPSGVSVGIQDSIPELIDIVEEFVEAGYVRIKIKIKPGWDIEPVRALRERFGVGLPLQVDANSAYTLADAGHLRQLDEYGLILIEQPLYEDDIRLHGRLAEMMSTPICLDESIVSARSAADAIALRAMSIVNIKPGRVGGYLEARRIHDIAQANGIGAWCGGMLESGLGRAANAALAALPGFTLPGDISASDRFYARDITEPFVLEDGYIRVPTGPGLGVEPIPELLAAVTAHVDTLVG
- a CDS encoding M20/M25/M40 family metallo-hydrolase gives rise to the protein MQEFDLAQMTRDLKALVETESPSSDFDALARGAATVSEIGTRLFGVAPVVVVNDGRPEVSWSFGAPTARTVLVLGHLDTVWPVGSLAAEPWRVEDGRAYGPGCFDMKAGLVQALHAVASVRDRDGITVLVTSDEEIGAPSSGTRIAAEAGTHRRTLVFEGSADGGRIKTARRGVSMYRVHVTGRAAHAGLEPWAGINATVELAAQVAAIAAFDQSPDGPSVTPTLAAAGSSSNTVPQNAWVDVDARCVTADQQRELHARMLALRPTLPGAGIRIDGGPRHPPLEESQTLEGYAELVEAAGRLGVPAPGTAHVGGASDGNLAAAMGSIVVDGFGAVGGNAHAPGEWVVLEEMPLRAALAAELIRGILTDRAPDGDEV
- a CDS encoding serine hydrolase domain-containing protein: MIDLQKFLDSGIARNGVPGAALAVLTPNGVEVAVAGVINARTGVPVQEDTLFQIGSITKVWTSTIAMQLAAEGLLDIDQPIVEIDPSLAVGGAPGAAITMRHLLSHTSGLECDLLLDTGRGDDVLERYVEQVRDEPLMHEPGELWSYCNTGFIIAGRALELVSGKTWDQLVQERIISPLGLERSGTLPEQALLHSAAVGHVHALGEPYRPADAWFFPRAVGPAGSVFTSVRDLAAFGRLHLAPSDVLAEEGLVAMRTEVIASEELVPGLTGWGIGWGRFQWGEDTVYIHTGGTIGQYAFVVVHPGSGSVIALLTNGGNADALSSEVYNAIAPELFGLQPAGPRAPGVTPAVDAPFGEYLRYGSSIVLRTGADGPEVELIEGEVETGDGEHRATFPLLTDADGTLTVIPPGSPGATLLLPFTLRNGKSAILVGTRLYVAAAA
- a CDS encoding ABC transporter ATP-binding protein; translation: MTLPILEVEHLSMRFPVKGVARWPWHPRPTRTVLDDVSLVVERGEILGLVGESGSGKSTLARCIVGVYKSEGSIRIDGESLPARPKPAQRRRVQMVFQDPYAALNPALKVGQILEELLVVHSLATTRTAPGRAEELLSWVGLGTDVIGVHPGALSGGQRQRVNIARALALEPELLIADEVVSALDASVQASVLNLLLDLRDRLNLSMVFISHNLAIVRQVCDRVAVMQDGRLVETASTEQLFTAASHPYTQELLAAVPRLRIARGAQKGMSS
- a CDS encoding ABC transporter ATP-binding protein; the protein is MSEPLLQVENLTVTLHTPQGDLVAAENVSFDVLPGEMMGLVGESGSGKSIILRAIMGLLPREASVTGHVRWRGVDYIGAPERLWKALRGRHIGMVFQDPMTALNPIRRIGPQLVEGPQRILGWSRREAARHAVELLESVRIPDPQRVLRQYPHELSGGMRQRVVIAMAMACEPELILCDEPTTALDVTVQAKVLDLIGERTRTMGSAVILVSHDLAVVAQLCSSVQVMYAGQLVERGPIDDVFADPRHAYTAALLGSLPDIDAERRRPVSIPGELPDRFLRPSGCRFHLRCNVAGEVCPDEDYALRQVGVDALLSAAPGRGADDALERGSACFYDLGIPDAIAEPAMGGRRS
- a CDS encoding ABC transporter permease encodes the protein MTALTRPAVLTPTARRRGHRRGPGLWIGVGIAAVYVLAAIGAPWLAPYDPLAQDIPAALSPPSAAHLFGTDNLGRDAFSRVLFAAQLDLFIGLTAASLAFVIGSSIGLAAGYARGWADVVLTRVMDLVQVIPGIVILIMLLLIFGAGTGGIIFALAVTGWVAYARLVRSEVFVVEGQDFVLAARLAGFSPMRVAVRHVLPNVWLQAVVYLTSDIVLAIGAVTALGYLGIGIQPPTPEWGAMIAGGQPYLQSAPWLTVIPGIVVAVLGLGLALISDNLTHRTGGRR
- a CDS encoding ABC transporter permease, translating into MERLTYLLRRLGYALLTLIGVGILLFFLIRLMPGSAARAMLGVTATPEQIAAFEHTLGLDRPVVVQLADYIGGLFSGDLGTSLLYRKPVSDVIAGALPVTIQLTVYVLVLSIITTVTLAWIAAANRGGAVDQMIRAIPLIGIGMPSFWIGAMLLFIFALTLRWFPVGGYVSEFPGNLVTLFLPALTITIAVSAILIRSLRLGLIGVLESDHVLTARAKGMSGFRLMISHVLPNAAIPTITVLTLVFASLIGGALVVEQVFALPGLGSLIIAGFRAHDLPLVMGIALITAAFVLVANVAADLAYVLIDPRVALR
- a CDS encoding ABC transporter substrate-binding protein; protein product: MKRTGRATAVVIALSTALVFTGCSASTPETGDAESIVTVARAGDVTTLNADAVASSKEGWETLMLVANSLFAFDSEGTIQPRIAEGFEYNADNTVLTVTLRDDVTFSDGTPVTSADVAFTIENAKEGELQGALYQRIVNIETPDDQTIELTFEAPSSAAIFSLASYAVAIIPEDFGGKTEDEFWQEPVAVGPYKVADWEQGVGITLVRNDEYFGEPASIDRIEFLTVPDANTRLLQLQNGTADIIDAVTTAQIDQITQTDGLSVEEFTAGQNYFFTMNTTGEPFSSPEARRAVSLGIDRESVVEAALGGHGVPGASFVVPTAVGGFAPAFGALYDPAAAKKEMAAAGLEGGFSFELMYTSGDPTVETALQVVQQNLAEIGITVTLAGLDNDAIAAKVEANDWDAYVVNIISEADAGEVLQYYGATNGFYAGEQDIMAQIEAYNAQADADFSGQDGRNAIFADALDLIADTAVQVSIMDPARLWGVSDAVSDVQALNTTGALDFTRLTLAK